One region of Ferrimicrobium acidiphilum DSM 19497 genomic DNA includes:
- a CDS encoding xanthine dehydrogenase family protein molybdopterin-binding subunit produces the protein MDVRNSGEGIGASRWRDEDQDLLRGARRYIDDMVLPNMVHMRVVRSPVASGQLEAMDWSEVRSAAGVILAADAASDPDLRVVVPAPLVPDAEIVPKGTPTLADNRVRFVGEPIAVIVASTRRAAEDAADLAYPTITADTGVYTLDDALSIRALVHDDLRDNVLASWRSEVGDVEAGLQSAHRVVETELALPRLVAAPMEPRGCIASVDSSNGRVTLYASAQDPHRPKQQLITSLGLDPDDVRVVVPAVGGAFGSKGAIPPEYVLAVLLARRLGRPVKWIEDRSENFVGAYQGRGMRARVKMGFDSDAHLTVLTARIEADLGAYLYQSTPVPGVTAATLMGGVYDLSTARVEMVGLATNRVPTGPYRGAGRPEAAYFVERTLDVAAHALEIDPVLLRRRNLIAEDKFPYRTVTGLTYDSGQYGRALEQLEARMETPVAEESDTQGVILGRGFAMYIERAAPGGWESAAATLDEDGTVILRSGSSDHGQGHATSLAQIVVSTLGVHFDRVRVDQGDSDYGDGVGTFGSRSMALGGEAARLASEGLGERIREICSSLLEADAHDLSIEGDRVFVRGSADVDISLTELTRLARERGLLAGSECLSVATRSKVAGPVFPYGAYGAVVSIDVATGVVHVVKIVAVDDAGTLINPLLTEGQVMGSTLQGVASALLEAVVLDEDGQPQTTSLMTYLVPSAAEADYELDSSFLTTPTPLTPLGAKGVGESGTIGALAAIANAVADALSLVNVTEPLDPPYSPDRIWITIERSRDKTAGEDD, from the coding sequence ATGGATGTTCGGAACAGCGGTGAAGGAATAGGCGCATCTCGCTGGCGGGATGAGGATCAGGATCTCCTTCGTGGGGCTCGCCGCTATATAGACGATATGGTGCTTCCCAACATGGTCCACATGCGGGTGGTCCGCTCCCCAGTCGCCAGTGGCCAACTTGAGGCGATGGACTGGTCTGAGGTGCGGAGTGCCGCTGGAGTCATCCTCGCTGCTGATGCAGCTAGTGATCCTGATCTGCGTGTGGTGGTACCCGCACCGCTGGTGCCAGATGCCGAGATCGTGCCCAAAGGCACGCCGACTCTGGCAGATAATCGGGTGCGTTTTGTGGGTGAGCCGATCGCGGTGATCGTCGCATCAACCCGGCGAGCCGCCGAGGATGCAGCCGATCTCGCTTATCCTACGATCACGGCAGACACCGGTGTGTACACCCTCGACGATGCGCTGTCGATCCGAGCGCTGGTGCACGATGATCTCCGAGACAACGTGCTAGCTAGCTGGCGCTCTGAAGTGGGTGATGTCGAGGCTGGGCTGCAGTCGGCTCATCGAGTGGTGGAGACGGAGCTGGCGCTCCCGCGGCTGGTGGCGGCGCCTATGGAGCCGAGGGGCTGTATCGCCTCTGTCGACTCGTCGAATGGGCGAGTCACGTTGTACGCATCGGCCCAGGATCCACACCGCCCCAAGCAACAACTGATCACATCTCTTGGACTCGATCCAGACGATGTCAGGGTTGTGGTGCCAGCGGTAGGTGGAGCATTTGGCTCCAAAGGTGCGATCCCACCCGAGTACGTATTGGCGGTTCTGCTGGCGAGGCGTCTTGGACGTCCGGTGAAATGGATCGAGGACCGGTCGGAGAACTTCGTTGGCGCCTATCAGGGTAGAGGGATGCGTGCCCGAGTGAAGATGGGGTTCGACAGCGACGCTCACCTAACCGTACTGACCGCCCGGATCGAGGCTGACCTGGGCGCCTACCTCTATCAGAGTACGCCAGTTCCAGGAGTGACGGCGGCGACGTTGATGGGTGGTGTCTACGACCTTTCTACTGCGCGCGTCGAGATGGTTGGGCTAGCGACCAATCGTGTGCCCACCGGCCCCTACCGTGGGGCAGGTCGGCCCGAGGCGGCCTACTTTGTCGAACGGACACTCGATGTTGCCGCTCACGCACTAGAGATCGATCCGGTTCTACTGCGAAGGCGTAACCTGATAGCCGAGGATAAGTTTCCTTACCGAACCGTCACTGGGCTCACCTACGACTCTGGCCAGTATGGTCGTGCACTTGAACAACTAGAGGCTCGGATGGAGACCCCGGTAGCCGAGGAGTCGGATACTCAAGGTGTCATACTCGGACGCGGTTTTGCTATGTATATCGAGCGCGCGGCACCGGGAGGATGGGAGAGCGCAGCGGCAACTCTCGATGAGGATGGGACGGTTATCCTGCGTTCAGGGTCGAGCGATCATGGACAAGGACATGCCACCAGCCTCGCCCAGATCGTGGTTAGCACCCTTGGAGTTCACTTTGATCGGGTCCGAGTCGATCAGGGCGACTCCGACTACGGAGATGGAGTCGGGACCTTTGGGTCACGCTCGATGGCTCTCGGAGGTGAGGCGGCCCGGCTCGCTTCCGAGGGGCTCGGCGAGAGGATCCGCGAGATCTGTTCGTCCCTGTTAGAGGCTGATGCTCACGATCTCTCGATCGAGGGCGATCGAGTCTTTGTTCGCGGCAGTGCGGACGTCGACATCTCCTTGACTGAGCTCACGCGACTAGCGCGAGAGCGAGGATTGCTGGCTGGCTCCGAGTGCCTCTCGGTGGCTACCCGCAGCAAGGTGGCTGGTCCAGTCTTTCCCTATGGGGCCTATGGCGCTGTGGTGAGCATCGACGTTGCGACTGGCGTCGTTCATGTTGTGAAGATAGTAGCGGTTGACGATGCAGGGACGCTGATCAACCCGCTCCTTACTGAGGGACAGGTGATGGGCTCCACCCTGCAGGGGGTCGCCTCTGCCCTCCTTGAGGCGGTCGTTCTCGATGAGGATGGTCAACCTCAGACCACCAGCCTGATGACATATCTCGTCCCAAGCGCGGCCGAGGCAGACTATGAACTAGACAGCAGCTTCCTCACGACGCCGACTCCGTTGACCCCTCTTGGTGCAAAGGGGGTGGGTGAGAGCGGGACGATTGGGGCTCTCGCCGCGATCGCGAATGCGGTTGCGGATGCGCTCTCGCTAGTGAATGTGACAGAACCGCTGGATCCACCTTATAGTCCCGATCGCATTTGGATTACGATAGAACGTAGTCGAGATAAGACTGCTGGTGAGGATGACTAA
- a CDS encoding LacI family DNA-binding transcriptional regulator translates to MTNTQRAKRATIRDVARVAGVHPSTVSRALGSDRQARALVNAETRARILKIAEDLNFRPDIAARTLKTGQSHTVGVLLPDLTNPLFPPIVRGLEDRFAEDGFVVLLGNTDDDASRGELVLEGLLSRGVDALVVATARRSGSQFLELSRQGLPIVLINRVFDDQLVPSVATDEVAGIRMAVRHVHSLGHHRIAHLAGPQDLSTGRNRYRGYLAEMDSLGLDVEESMVCIANLYSPEEGRRCAVELLDATGARPTAIVAANDMLAIGCYQALHALGLRCPEDVAIVGFNDAPFSDLLSPPLTSIRFPHYQVGQQAAQLVLERIADPTAPIKVIFLPPELVVRGSTCSRVQG, encoded by the coding sequence ATGACTAACACACAACGTGCGAAGCGAGCGACGATCCGTGATGTTGCTCGGGTAGCGGGGGTACACCCGAGCACGGTTTCGCGTGCGCTAGGCAGTGATCGCCAGGCCAGGGCTTTGGTGAATGCGGAGACCAGGGCCAGAATTCTCAAGATCGCCGAGGATCTCAACTTTCGCCCCGACATAGCTGCCAGAACCTTGAAGACTGGACAGTCGCACACCGTCGGTGTGTTGTTGCCGGACTTGACGAACCCGCTGTTCCCCCCGATTGTGCGCGGGCTCGAAGATCGTTTTGCCGAGGATGGTTTTGTCGTTCTCCTTGGCAACACCGACGATGATGCGAGTCGTGGTGAGTTGGTCTTAGAGGGTCTGTTATCGCGTGGTGTCGATGCACTGGTGGTAGCTACGGCGCGCAGGAGCGGGTCTCAGTTTCTTGAACTCAGTCGACAGGGGTTGCCGATCGTGCTTATCAACCGCGTCTTTGACGATCAGCTCGTCCCCTCTGTGGCTACCGATGAGGTCGCTGGAATCCGGATGGCGGTGAGGCATGTGCACTCGCTTGGCCATCACAGGATCGCACACCTAGCTGGTCCACAGGATCTGTCTACAGGGCGAAATCGCTATCGGGGTTACCTAGCAGAGATGGACAGCCTTGGCCTGGATGTAGAGGAGTCGATGGTATGTATTGCCAACCTCTACTCACCCGAAGAGGGGAGGCGATGCGCTGTTGAGTTGTTGGATGCTACCGGAGCTCGCCCGACGGCGATTGTCGCCGCCAACGACATGCTGGCGATCGGCTGCTACCAGGCACTCCATGCGCTCGGTCTGCGCTGCCCCGAGGATGTGGCGATCGTTGGCTTCAATGATGCCCCCTTCTCTGATCTCCTCTCCCCTCCGCTGACCTCGATTAGATTCCCGCATTATCAGGTTGGTCAGCAAGCGGCCCAGCTTGTGCTGGAACGGATTGCTGACCCGACGGCGCCGATCAAGGTCATCTTCCTCCCACCGGAGCTCGTCGTTCGTGGTTCCACCTGCTCGCGGGTGCAGGGCTAG
- a CDS encoding alpha/beta hydrolase family protein, protein MPDALVLSAIENWGPRFVTNGVDIADFNRLTSSIERWSDWCKTWSKAGNEHRLLGEEALASGEHLSAGAHLAQAAVYYHFAKFLFVDYPDEMRTAHSLAVECLDKALPYLQPAGERVAIAFENTSLAGILRRPRSSTQVPAVVVLIPGLDSTKEEFRSTEQLFLDRGLATLSIDGPGQGEAEYQLGARGDWEGVGAAILAFIDTRSDLDASRVGVWGVSLGGYYAPRMVSGNPRYRACTALSGPFHLGDDFDHLPELTKRAFMARTKSASIKEARECAETFSLREAASSIRCPLQIIFGAQDRLFSTEGAYQLRRSVSGPVELIMLEQGNHGCSNLSYRHRYLTADWMRAQLA, encoded by the coding sequence ATGCCAGATGCCCTTGTTCTCAGTGCTATCGAAAATTGGGGTCCACGTTTTGTGACCAACGGAGTTGACATCGCCGATTTCAACCGATTGACCTCCTCGATCGAACGCTGGAGTGACTGGTGCAAGACCTGGTCCAAGGCTGGGAACGAACACCGTCTGCTGGGAGAGGAGGCACTAGCAAGCGGTGAACACCTGTCGGCCGGTGCCCACCTGGCCCAGGCGGCTGTCTACTATCACTTCGCCAAGTTCCTCTTTGTCGACTACCCAGATGAGATGCGCACAGCGCATAGCCTGGCAGTCGAGTGCCTTGACAAGGCGCTTCCTTATCTGCAACCAGCAGGAGAGCGGGTGGCAATCGCTTTCGAGAACACCTCCCTCGCTGGTATCCTACGCCGACCTCGATCGAGCACACAGGTTCCAGCGGTGGTGGTACTGATCCCGGGCCTCGACTCCACCAAAGAGGAGTTTCGGAGTACAGAACAACTCTTCCTTGACCGCGGACTTGCGACCCTGTCTATCGACGGACCAGGGCAAGGAGAGGCCGAATATCAGCTTGGTGCCCGTGGCGACTGGGAGGGTGTGGGTGCAGCAATTCTGGCATTCATCGATACGCGCTCCGACCTCGATGCCAGTCGGGTCGGCGTCTGGGGCGTGAGTCTCGGTGGCTACTACGCACCAAGGATGGTTAGCGGCAACCCACGCTATCGCGCCTGCACCGCACTCTCTGGTCCCTTCCACCTCGGTGACGACTTCGATCACCTGCCCGAACTCACCAAGAGGGCTTTTATGGCGAGAACGAAGTCAGCTTCGATTAAAGAGGCTCGCGAATGCGCAGAGACCTTCTCGTTGAGGGAGGCGGCCTCCTCCATACGTTGTCCGCTTCAGATCATCTTCGGCGCCCAAGATCGTCTCTTCTCGACAGAGGGAGCCTACCAACTCCGGCGCAGCGTCTCCGGGCCGGTCGAACTCATCATGCTTGAGCAAGGCAATCACGGCTGCAGCAATCTCTCATATCGGCATCGATATCTGACAGCCGACTGGATGCGTGCCCAGCTCGCGTAG
- a CDS encoding NAD(P)-dependent oxidoreductase — translation MELDTSSAIGWIGAGRMGSEMIGRLLDAGYQVSVYNRTRSKADALVQRGAKVVESVADLIGCDAVFVTVSSSEDFIEVMLGDEGLLSRTSVPAVIVDSSTVAVEASERVREAIAARGSMLLASPVSGNPQVAAAGKLTMAVSGPQEAYEAVAPLLDAIGNGSTYVGEGDLARLVKLCHNLFLGVVMQSVSEITVLAERGGVDRATFLSYLNKSVMGSMFTGYKAPAVVNLDFEPTFTSKLLRKDFDLGLAAARALEVPMPVAGLVYQIVQQLVGEGYGDDDFATLIKLVAQGANLELASENALVDDGLS, via the coding sequence GTGGAACTAGATACATCGAGCGCAATCGGTTGGATAGGCGCGGGCCGAATGGGTAGTGAGATGATCGGACGTCTGCTCGACGCCGGTTATCAGGTGTCGGTCTATAACAGAACGCGATCAAAAGCGGATGCACTCGTGCAACGAGGAGCCAAGGTCGTCGAGTCGGTGGCTGATTTAATCGGATGCGATGCAGTCTTTGTTACCGTTAGCTCCTCTGAGGACTTCATCGAGGTGATGCTTGGAGACGAGGGTCTGCTATCGCGAACATCGGTGCCTGCTGTGATTGTGGACAGCTCAACCGTGGCGGTGGAGGCATCCGAGCGCGTACGCGAGGCGATCGCTGCGCGAGGATCGATGCTGCTCGCATCACCTGTGAGTGGCAACCCTCAGGTTGCAGCGGCGGGGAAGCTAACGATGGCAGTCTCAGGCCCACAGGAGGCCTATGAGGCGGTCGCTCCATTGCTCGACGCGATTGGAAATGGGAGCACCTACGTCGGTGAGGGCGACCTGGCGCGCTTGGTGAAGCTGTGCCACAACCTCTTCCTTGGAGTGGTGATGCAGTCAGTGTCGGAGATCACGGTGCTGGCTGAACGTGGCGGTGTCGATCGTGCGACCTTCCTTTCTTATCTCAACAAGAGCGTGATGGGGTCGATGTTCACCGGCTATAAGGCACCGGCGGTGGTGAACCTGGACTTTGAGCCCACCTTTACCTCGAAACTGCTTCGTAAGGACTTTGACCTTGGACTCGCTGCTGCACGTGCGCTAGAGGTGCCGATGCCGGTAGCAGGGCTGGTGTATCAGATCGTGCAGCAGCTGGTTGGAGAGGGTTACGGCGACGATGACTTTGCGACGTTGATCAAGCTGGTGGCACAGGGTGCGAACCTGGAGCTGGCGAGCGAGAACGCTCTTGTGGATGACGGATTGTCGTAG
- a CDS encoding amino acid ABC transporter substrate-binding protein: MQSVGRIIGQQGRRGRKRILRGGLTLAAASLALAACGSSSTSSTSSSSSSSKGPIVVGTSLSLTGDFASNGIAFQRGYNAWVSYVNSHGGLLGHKVSLKILNDTSSPSQVATNYQDLITTDHVPLIVGPFSSLLTVPAAKIASRYGYAMVEGAGGAPSVFSYGLKNVFDVSYPIKIAVVPTAKWIASLPKSERPTTAAYVTSNNIFAQPQIAPAQAVLQKAGVRTVYNQVFQSETTDFTPLADAIVASHAQVVVLSSTSVSKIIDFVKVFTANHFYPKVLIGTNGVGEPTFVNAVGKSAANGIIEPNGWYPGYKNALSAAFIKEYLKLYGGSAGSITASSAEAFGTGEVLAQAVQATHSFNQAKILKYLHSGAVFQTDQGPVKFNSKGENVDGIVQTFQWQNGGTKLVQILPKSSQSVAPLFPRPAAG; this comes from the coding sequence ATGCAATCGGTAGGAAGGATCATCGGTCAACAGGGGCGGCGGGGACGCAAGAGGATCCTTCGCGGAGGATTGACGCTGGCGGCAGCGAGCCTTGCTTTGGCAGCGTGCGGTAGCTCATCAACGAGCAGCACCTCGTCGAGCAGCTCGTCGTCCAAGGGACCAATCGTCGTCGGGACGTCGCTATCGCTTACGGGAGACTTTGCCTCCAACGGCATCGCCTTCCAACGGGGGTATAACGCATGGGTTAGCTATGTAAATTCGCATGGTGGTCTACTCGGCCATAAGGTCTCGTTGAAGATTTTGAACGACACCTCGAGTCCGAGCCAGGTGGCTACGAACTATCAGGATCTGATCACCACCGATCACGTGCCGTTGATCGTGGGACCATTCTCCTCATTGCTGACCGTGCCTGCGGCCAAGATCGCCAGCCGCTATGGCTATGCGATGGTTGAGGGGGCCGGTGGAGCTCCATCGGTGTTCTCCTATGGGTTGAAGAACGTCTTTGACGTCAGCTACCCGATCAAGATCGCAGTGGTGCCAACCGCCAAATGGATCGCCTCGCTTCCAAAGAGTGAGCGACCAACGACTGCTGCCTATGTGACCAGTAACAACATCTTCGCTCAACCACAGATCGCGCCGGCACAGGCGGTGCTGCAGAAGGCTGGAGTTCGGACCGTCTATAACCAGGTATTCCAGAGTGAGACCACCGACTTCACCCCGTTGGCAGATGCGATCGTGGCGAGCCACGCTCAGGTGGTGGTGCTCTCGAGCACCTCGGTCTCTAAGATCATCGATTTCGTCAAGGTCTTCACCGCTAATCACTTCTACCCGAAGGTGCTGATCGGCACCAATGGTGTCGGTGAGCCTACATTCGTCAATGCGGTCGGCAAGAGCGCGGCCAACGGGATTATTGAGCCCAACGGTTGGTATCCAGGGTACAAGAATGCGTTGAGCGCGGCCTTTATCAAGGAGTATCTGAAGCTCTACGGCGGATCGGCCGGCTCTATCACCGCCAGCAGCGCCGAGGCCTTTGGAACCGGTGAGGTGCTAGCGCAGGCCGTCCAGGCTACCCACAGCTTCAACCAAGCGAAGATCTTGAAGTATCTCCACTCCGGTGCAGTCTTCCAGACCGACCAGGGTCCGGTGAAGTTCAACTCCAAGGGTGAGAACGTCGACGGGATCGTTCAGACCTTCCAGTGGCAGAACGGTGGGACCAAGTTGGTTCAGATTCTTCCGAAGAGTTCGCAGTCGGTGGCTCCTCTGTTCCCCAGGCCAGCCGCTGGCTGA
- a CDS encoding branched-chain amino acid ABC transporter permease: protein MNLLLIGLIDGVLTGAVYALMAAGLTLIFGVLDMINIAQGIFVILGSYLSLILEQHAGIGLFPGLIITIPAMFGLGLFVEWAFIRRIGAENRVTMSILITYAVMIIVEGVLLLTYGSNYQSLSASYVTTSFQIAGHYIPEIYVYGFILSVAAVVVLYAILYRTRLGTSLRASMDNAMAASLVGVNVKKVSTLAFGIGVAVTAIGGMLFGAIQPFTPNTGYDLISRLLSIVVLGGLGSVGGALGGAMVMLIIEDVVSTVWSPTWAPLLYFAVLIVVLLVKPTGIFGRQAVRSQ from the coding sequence TTGAACTTATTGCTGATTGGTCTCATAGACGGAGTTCTGACGGGAGCTGTCTATGCCCTGATGGCTGCTGGCCTAACCCTGATATTTGGGGTGTTGGACATGATCAACATCGCTCAGGGGATCTTTGTGATCTTAGGCTCTTACCTGAGTCTGATCCTAGAACAGCACGCAGGTATAGGGCTCTTTCCGGGCCTTATCATCACGATTCCTGCGATGTTTGGACTCGGACTCTTTGTTGAGTGGGCCTTCATCCGCCGGATTGGCGCTGAGAATCGAGTGACGATGTCGATCCTCATCACCTATGCAGTGATGATCATCGTCGAGGGTGTACTGCTGCTTACCTATGGCAGCAACTATCAGAGCCTGTCTGCGTCCTACGTGACTACCTCATTTCAGATCGCTGGTCACTACATCCCAGAGATCTATGTCTACGGTTTCATTCTCTCGGTCGCCGCGGTGGTGGTGCTCTACGCGATCCTCTATCGGACCCGGCTTGGAACCAGCCTTCGAGCCTCGATGGATAACGCCATGGCAGCCAGCCTGGTTGGCGTGAACGTCAAGAAGGTCTCCACCCTAGCCTTTGGCATCGGCGTCGCCGTGACCGCGATCGGTGGAATGCTCTTTGGTGCGATCCAACCCTTCACTCCAAACACAGGCTATGACCTGATCTCGCGGCTGTTGTCGATCGTGGTACTCGGTGGTCTAGGTAGCGTTGGAGGCGCCCTAGGTGGTGCGATGGTGATGTTGATCATCGAGGATGTGGTCTCAACGGTCTGGTCCCCGACCTGGGCTCCACTGCTGTACTTCGCCGTGCTTATCGTGGTCCTTCTCGTGAAGCCAACCGGTATATTCGGACGTCAGGCGGTGCGTTCACAATGA
- a CDS encoding branched-chain amino acid ABC transporter permease — protein MLAHRSWWWGVALVILIFLPLVITGATFTTIAVYCLMYMGIATAWNSFSGFSGYVSLGHAVFFGVGAYTMALLSTHWNMSGGLSMFALLPLAGIVAAIIAIPYGYIALRTRRHTFVVITIAFFFIAQLLAFNLSFTGGSAGVVLPNGQFSASDYNNPFYYACLIVLVLTVAAVIGIRRSRFGLQLFAIRDDEDRARSLGVKVGRVKITSFMISAIPVAMMGAIWAFFIGQIYPQFAFNAALDVTIALMAFLGGFGTIVGPLLGALVLEALQRYLNLYLANADLYLVIYGLLFLGVISFLPEGILPSIGKRLRLRRLRREEAEVTPATSGEVAP, from the coding sequence TTGCTGGCGCATCGCTCATGGTGGTGGGGAGTTGCGCTTGTAATCCTCATCTTCCTTCCCTTGGTGATCACCGGAGCTACCTTCACTACCATCGCTGTGTACTGCCTGATGTACATGGGAATCGCCACCGCCTGGAACTCATTCAGCGGCTTCTCCGGCTACGTGTCGCTAGGCCACGCTGTGTTCTTTGGCGTTGGTGCCTATACGATGGCGCTTCTATCGACCCACTGGAATATGAGTGGTGGGCTGTCTATGTTCGCGCTGTTGCCGCTCGCGGGTATCGTTGCAGCGATCATCGCCATTCCATATGGGTATATCGCCCTGCGAACACGCCGCCACACCTTCGTGGTGATCACTATCGCCTTCTTCTTCATAGCCCAGTTACTGGCGTTCAATCTCAGCTTTACTGGTGGATCTGCGGGCGTAGTCCTGCCGAACGGTCAGTTCAGCGCTAGCGACTACAACAACCCGTTCTACTACGCCTGTCTCATCGTCTTGGTGTTGACGGTAGCCGCCGTCATCGGGATCCGGCGTTCTCGTTTTGGCTTGCAGCTATTTGCGATTCGAGATGATGAGGATCGGGCACGAAGCCTTGGGGTGAAGGTGGGCCGAGTCAAGATCACCTCGTTCATGATCTCTGCGATCCCGGTGGCGATGATGGGTGCCATCTGGGCCTTCTTTATCGGCCAGATCTACCCGCAGTTCGCCTTCAATGCGGCATTGGACGTAACGATTGCGCTGATGGCGTTTCTTGGCGGATTCGGCACCATCGTGGGCCCGCTGTTGGGGGCTCTGGTGTTGGAGGCTCTGCAGCGCTATCTAAACCTTTACCTGGCGAATGCAGATCTCTATCTCGTGATCTACGGTCTGCTCTTCCTGGGGGTTATCTCCTTCCTTCCTGAGGGCATTCTCCCCTCGATCGGAAAGCGGTTGCGACTACGTCGTTTGAGGCGTGAAGAGGCAGAGGTGACGCCGGCGACTTCTGGGGAGGTGGCCCCGTGA
- a CDS encoding ABC transporter ATP-binding protein, translated as MTDTLLEVRGLHRSFGGVKALAGCTLDVMDGKINGLIGPNGSGKTTMFNIITGYERCDDGDVIYRGNSIRNRTPEAVFALGIGRTFQLTRIFARLSVLDNMLVATQRRESWLRSMLRPTGSASERDHAMELLDFVGLKRLAGELAGSLSYGQRKLLELAYVLVADPSLILLDEPAGGVNPSLINQLAERITELNRQGTTFLVIEHNMEFVMGLCDAVTVMSYGSVIAAGPPEIVRTDPKVLDAYLGGTEEDDDDDDES; from the coding sequence GTGACCGATACTCTTCTTGAGGTCCGTGGTCTTCATCGATCCTTTGGTGGCGTCAAAGCATTAGCAGGATGCACACTCGATGTGATGGATGGGAAGATCAATGGTCTGATCGGCCCGAATGGCTCCGGCAAGACCACCATGTTCAACATCATTACCGGTTACGAGCGTTGCGACGATGGTGATGTCATCTATCGCGGCAACTCGATCCGTAATCGAACACCGGAGGCGGTTTTCGCGCTCGGTATCGGGCGCACATTCCAGCTCACACGGATCTTTGCGCGCCTAAGTGTTCTAGATAACATGCTGGTAGCTACCCAGCGCAGGGAGTCGTGGTTACGAAGCATGCTTCGTCCCACCGGTTCAGCGAGCGAGCGTGATCATGCGATGGAGCTTTTGGACTTCGTTGGCCTCAAGCGACTCGCTGGAGAGCTCGCAGGTTCGCTCTCCTACGGGCAGCGCAAGCTGCTCGAGCTCGCCTACGTCCTGGTGGCGGACCCATCGCTGATCCTGCTCGATGAGCCCGCTGGAGGTGTTAACCCGTCGCTGATCAACCAGCTGGCCGAAAGGATCACCGAGCTAAATCGGCAGGGTACCACATTTCTTGTTATCGAACACAACATGGAGTTCGTCATGGGTCTCTGTGACGCGGTCACCGTGATGAGCTACGGCAGTGTGATAGCGGCTGGTCCACCAGAGATCGTGCGTACCGATCCGAAGGTTCTCGATGCCTACCTTGGTGGCACAGAGGAGGATGATGACGACGATGATGAATCCTGA
- a CDS encoding ABC transporter ATP-binding protein, which yields MPTLVAQRRMMTTMMNPDSSTEARPLLELRGVFAGYGGGDILKGVNFRVAGGGVTCIVGPNGAGKSTLLKTISGLVKPREGDIVFDGQSILGSSPRQILQAGIVQVPQNHSLFKKMTVRENVEFGAFLLKDRDLIRRRFEEIAEQFPIVVERGKEKAGSLSGGQQRLVEFARCLMLDPRIVILDEPSMGLDPVTLKRVFKTVRHMSASGRTVLLVEQNAKAGLRLADHGIVLENGIVRLTGSGREVLEHPEIGALYLGGAVVKSEQV from the coding sequence ATGCCTACCTTGGTGGCACAGAGGAGGATGATGACGACGATGATGAATCCTGATAGCTCGACAGAGGCGAGGCCGTTACTGGAGCTGCGAGGTGTCTTCGCGGGATACGGTGGCGGCGATATTTTGAAGGGTGTGAACTTCCGCGTCGCTGGTGGAGGTGTGACCTGCATAGTCGGCCCTAATGGAGCTGGCAAGTCGACGCTATTGAAGACGATCAGTGGCCTTGTCAAGCCGCGAGAGGGAGACATCGTCTTTGATGGACAGTCGATCCTAGGCAGCAGCCCTAGGCAGATTTTGCAGGCTGGTATCGTCCAGGTGCCACAGAACCACAGCCTTTTCAAGAAGATGACCGTTCGCGAGAACGTCGAGTTTGGCGCCTTTTTGCTGAAGGATCGTGACCTGATAAGGCGGCGCTTCGAGGAGATCGCTGAGCAGTTCCCGATCGTAGTTGAGCGTGGGAAGGAGAAGGCGGGGAGTCTCTCCGGAGGCCAGCAGCGCCTGGTGGAGTTCGCTCGTTGCCTGATGCTCGATCCGCGGATAGTCATCCTCGACGAGCCGTCTATGGGGCTTGACCCAGTAACACTAAAGCGGGTGTTCAAAACGGTTCGGCACATGAGTGCCAGCGGACGGACTGTACTGCTTGTAGAGCAGAATGCAAAGGCCGGCCTGCGCTTGGCTGATCACGGCATAGTGCTTGAGAACGGCATCGTACGACTGACCGGAAGCGGTCGTGAGGTGCTTGAGCATCCCGAGATAGGTGCTCTGTATTTGGGTGGCGCCGTAGTGAAGAGCGAGCAAGTATGA